A single region of the Eulemur rufifrons isolate Redbay chromosome 8, OSU_ERuf_1, whole genome shotgun sequence genome encodes:
- the OLFML3 gene encoding olfactomedin-like protein 3 isoform X2, whose amino-acid sequence MTQWPCSQRTQVGDRDPGRGLGERLAQCQDQSSRHAAELRDFKNKMLPLLEVAEKEREALRTEADTISGRVDRLEREVDYLETQNPALPCVEFDEKVTGGPGTKSKGRRNEKYDMVTDCGYTISQVRSMKILKRFGGPAGLWTKDPLGPTEKIYVLDGTQNDTAFVFPRLRDFTLAMAARKASRVRVPFPWVGTGQLVYGGFLYYARRPPGGPGGGGELENTLQLIKFHLANRTVVDSSVFPAEGLIPPYGLTTDTYIDLAADEEGLWAVYATREDDRHLCLAKLDPQTLDTEQQWDTPCPRENAEAAFVICGTLYVVYNTRPASRARIQCSFDASGTLTPERAALPYFPRRYGAHASLRYNPRERQLYAWDDGYQIVYKLEMRKKEEEV is encoded by the exons ATGACTCAGTGGCCCTGCTCACAGAGAACACAGGTTGGAGACAGGGATCCGGGCAGGGGCCTAGG GGAACGGCTGGCCCAGTGCCAGGACCAGAGTAGTCGGCATGCCGCAGAGCTGCGGGACTTCAAGAACAAGATGCTGCCACTGCTGGAGGTGGCAGAGAAGGAGCGGGAGGCACTCAGAACTGAGGCTGACACCATCTCAGGGAGAGTAGACCGTCTGGAGCGGGAGGTTGACTATCTGGAGACCCAGAACCCAGCTCTACCCTGTGTAGAGTTTGACGAGAAGGTGACTGGAGGGCCTGGGACCAAAAGCAAGGGCAGAAGAAATGAGAAGTACGATATGGTGACAG ACTGTGGCTACACAATCTCTCAGGTAAGATCAATGAAGATTCTGAAGCGATTCGGTGGCCCAGCTGGTCTGTGGACCAAGGATCCATTGGGGCCAACAGAGAAGATCTACGTGTTAGATGGGACACAGAATGACACAGCCTTTGTCTTCCCAAGGCTGCGTGACTTCACCCTTGCCATGGCTGCCCGGAAAGCTTCCCGAGTCCGGGTGCCCTTCCCCTGGGTAGGCACAGGGCAGCTGGTGTATGGTGGCTTTCTTTATTATGCCCGGAGGCCTCCTGGAGGacctggagggggtggggagttggAGAACACTTTGCAGCTCATCAAATTCCACCTTGCAAACCGAACAGTGGTGGACAGCTCAGTATTCCCAGCAGAGGGGTTGATCCCCCCGTATGGCCTGACAACAGACACGTACATTGACCTGGCAGCCGATGAGGAAGGCCTTTGGGCTGTCTACGCCACCCGAGAGGATGACAGGCACTTGTGTCTGGCCAAGTTAGATCCACAGACACTGGACACAGAGCAGCAGTGGGACACACCATGTCCCAGGGAGAATGCTGAGGCTGCCTTTGTCATCTGTGGGACCCTGTATGTTGTCTATAACACCCGCCCTGCTAGTCGGGCCCGCATCCAGTGCTCCTTTGATGCTAGTGGTACCCTCACCCCTGAACGGGCAGCACTCCCTTATTTTCCCCGCAGATATGGTGCCCATGCCAGCCTCCGCTATAACCCCCGAGAGCGCCAGCTTTATGCCTGGGATGATGGCTACCAGATTGTATATAAGCTGGagatgaggaagaaagaggaggaggttTGA
- the OLFML3 gene encoding olfactomedin-like protein 3 isoform X1 — protein sequence MGPSTPLLILFLLSWSGPLRGQQHHLVEYMERRLAALEERLAQCQDQSSRHAAELRDFKNKMLPLLEVAEKEREALRTEADTISGRVDRLEREVDYLETQNPALPCVEFDEKVTGGPGTKSKGRRNEKYDMVTDCGYTISQVRSMKILKRFGGPAGLWTKDPLGPTEKIYVLDGTQNDTAFVFPRLRDFTLAMAARKASRVRVPFPWVGTGQLVYGGFLYYARRPPGGPGGGGELENTLQLIKFHLANRTVVDSSVFPAEGLIPPYGLTTDTYIDLAADEEGLWAVYATREDDRHLCLAKLDPQTLDTEQQWDTPCPRENAEAAFVICGTLYVVYNTRPASRARIQCSFDASGTLTPERAALPYFPRRYGAHASLRYNPRERQLYAWDDGYQIVYKLEMRKKEEEV from the exons ATGGGGCCCAGCACTCCTCTCCTCATCTTGTTCCTTTTGTCATGGTCCGGACCCCTTCGAGGACAGCAGCACCACCTTGTGGAGTACATGGAACGCCGACTAGCTGCCTTAGAG GAACGGCTGGCCCAGTGCCAGGACCAGAGTAGTCGGCATGCCGCAGAGCTGCGGGACTTCAAGAACAAGATGCTGCCACTGCTGGAGGTGGCAGAGAAGGAGCGGGAGGCACTCAGAACTGAGGCTGACACCATCTCAGGGAGAGTAGACCGTCTGGAGCGGGAGGTTGACTATCTGGAGACCCAGAACCCAGCTCTACCCTGTGTAGAGTTTGACGAGAAGGTGACTGGAGGGCCTGGGACCAAAAGCAAGGGCAGAAGAAATGAGAAGTACGATATGGTGACAG ACTGTGGCTACACAATCTCTCAGGTAAGATCAATGAAGATTCTGAAGCGATTCGGTGGCCCAGCTGGTCTGTGGACCAAGGATCCATTGGGGCCAACAGAGAAGATCTACGTGTTAGATGGGACACAGAATGACACAGCCTTTGTCTTCCCAAGGCTGCGTGACTTCACCCTTGCCATGGCTGCCCGGAAAGCTTCCCGAGTCCGGGTGCCCTTCCCCTGGGTAGGCACAGGGCAGCTGGTGTATGGTGGCTTTCTTTATTATGCCCGGAGGCCTCCTGGAGGacctggagggggtggggagttggAGAACACTTTGCAGCTCATCAAATTCCACCTTGCAAACCGAACAGTGGTGGACAGCTCAGTATTCCCAGCAGAGGGGTTGATCCCCCCGTATGGCCTGACAACAGACACGTACATTGACCTGGCAGCCGATGAGGAAGGCCTTTGGGCTGTCTACGCCACCCGAGAGGATGACAGGCACTTGTGTCTGGCCAAGTTAGATCCACAGACACTGGACACAGAGCAGCAGTGGGACACACCATGTCCCAGGGAGAATGCTGAGGCTGCCTTTGTCATCTGTGGGACCCTGTATGTTGTCTATAACACCCGCCCTGCTAGTCGGGCCCGCATCCAGTGCTCCTTTGATGCTAGTGGTACCCTCACCCCTGAACGGGCAGCACTCCCTTATTTTCCCCGCAGATATGGTGCCCATGCCAGCCTCCGCTATAACCCCCGAGAGCGCCAGCTTTATGCCTGGGATGATGGCTACCAGATTGTATATAAGCTGGagatgaggaagaaagaggaggaggttTGA